From one Pseudomonas sp. B21-048 genomic stretch:
- a CDS encoding DUF2474 domain-containing protein: MAGKPTLQEIEAAEKKPLWQRLGWLAMIWAGSVVALFIVATLMRMFMNAAGLSTH; encoded by the coding sequence ATGGCTGGCAAACCTACGTTGCAGGAAATCGAAGCGGCCGAGAAAAAGCCGCTCTGGCAGCGACTCGGCTGGTTGGCGATGATCTGGGCTGGCAGCGTCGTGGCACTGTTCATTGTGGCCACCCTGATGCGCATGTTCATGAATGCCGCCGGTTTGAGCACCCACTGA
- the cydB gene encoding cytochrome d ubiquinol oxidase subunit II — protein sequence MGIDLPLIWAVIIIFGIMMYVVMDGFDLGIGILFPFIKGKTDRDVMMNTVAPVWDGNETWLVLGGAALFGAFPLAYSVVLSALYLPLIFMLIGLIFRGVAFEFRFKAKDDKRHLWDKAFIGGSIAATFFQGVALGAFIDGLPVVNRQFAGGSLDWLTPFTMFCGAALVVAYALLGCTWLIMKTEGKLQEQMHDLARPLAFVLLAVIGIVSIWTPLAHAEIAARWFTLPNLFWFLPVPILVLVTLYGLIRAVARNAHYTPFLLTLVLIFLGYSGLGISLWPNIVPPSISIWDAAAPPQSQGFMLVGTLFIIPFILGYTFWSYYVFRGKVTHEDGYH from the coding sequence ATGGGTATTGATCTTCCGCTGATCTGGGCCGTGATCATCATCTTCGGCATCATGATGTACGTGGTCATGGACGGCTTTGACCTGGGAATCGGAATTCTCTTCCCATTCATCAAGGGCAAGACCGACCGTGACGTCATGATGAACACCGTCGCCCCTGTCTGGGACGGCAACGAGACCTGGTTGGTGTTGGGCGGCGCAGCCTTGTTCGGCGCCTTTCCGCTGGCCTATTCGGTGGTGCTCTCGGCGCTGTACCTGCCGCTGATCTTTATGCTGATCGGGTTGATTTTCCGCGGTGTGGCCTTCGAGTTTCGCTTCAAGGCCAAGGACGACAAGCGTCACCTCTGGGACAAGGCATTCATCGGTGGCTCGATCGCCGCAACGTTCTTTCAGGGCGTGGCGTTGGGTGCATTCATCGATGGGCTGCCGGTGGTCAATCGTCAATTTGCCGGTGGCTCCCTCGACTGGCTGACGCCGTTCACGATGTTCTGCGGTGCGGCGCTGGTGGTGGCTTACGCGCTGCTCGGTTGCACCTGGCTGATCATGAAAACCGAAGGAAAATTGCAGGAGCAGATGCATGACCTGGCGCGACCATTGGCCTTCGTGTTACTGGCGGTGATTGGCATCGTCAGCATCTGGACGCCGTTGGCCCACGCCGAGATCGCTGCACGCTGGTTCACCCTGCCGAACCTGTTCTGGTTCTTGCCGGTGCCGATTCTGGTGCTGGTGACCCTGTACGGTCTGATTCGCGCGGTGGCCCGCAATGCGCATTACACGCCATTCCTGCTGACCCTGGTGCTGATCTTCCTCGGTTACAGCGGCTTGGGTATCAGCCTGTGGCCGAACATCGTGCCGCCGTCGATTTCGATCTGGGACGCCGCCGCACCGCCGCAAAGCCAAGGCTTCATGCTGGTGGGCACGCTGTTTATCATCCCGTTCATCCTGGGTTACACCTTCTGGAGCTACTACGTGTTCCGCGGCAAAGTCACCCACGAAGATGGTTACCACTAG
- a CDS encoding cytochrome ubiquinol oxidase subunit I, translated as MFGLEALDLARIQFAFTISFHILFPAITIGLASYLAVLEGLWLKTHNDTYRDLYHFWSKIFAVNFGMGVVSGLVMAYQFGTNWSRFSDFAGSVTGPLLTYEVLTAFFLEAGFLGVMLFGWNKVGRKLHFFSTVMVAIGTLISTFWILASNSWMQTPQGYEIVNGQVIPVDWLAIIFNPSFPYRLMHMATAAFVATAFFVGSSAAWHLLRGKDNPAIRTMLSMAMWMALIVAPIQAVIGDFHGVNTLKHQPAKIAAIEGHWENVGDEPTPLILFGWPDMKAEKTKFAVEIPYLGSLILTHSLDKQVPALKEFAPEDRPNSTIVFWSFRTMVGLGVLMIFTGLWSLWLRKRDRLYTSRPFLYLALWMGPSGLIAILAGWFTTEIGRQPWVVYGLMRTADASSGHSFVQMSITLIMFVVVYFALFGAGLGYMMRLVRKGPKIDEGKGTNEGGPGQQRTPARPLSAADDNGDHNHSLNKEI; from the coding sequence ATGTTCGGTTTGGAGGCACTTGATCTCGCCCGGATTCAGTTCGCATTCACCATTTCGTTTCACATCCTGTTCCCGGCCATCACCATTGGCCTGGCGAGTTACCTGGCGGTGCTCGAAGGCTTGTGGCTGAAGACGCACAACGACACTTACCGCGATCTGTATCATTTCTGGTCGAAGATCTTTGCCGTCAACTTCGGCATGGGCGTGGTGTCCGGTTTGGTCATGGCCTATCAGTTCGGCACCAACTGGAGCCGCTTCTCGGACTTCGCCGGTTCGGTGACCGGGCCATTGCTGACCTATGAAGTGCTCACTGCTTTCTTCCTCGAGGCCGGTTTCCTCGGCGTCATGCTGTTCGGCTGGAACAAGGTTGGGCGCAAGCTGCACTTTTTCTCGACGGTCATGGTGGCCATTGGCACCCTTATTTCGACCTTCTGGATTCTGGCCTCCAACAGTTGGATGCAGACTCCGCAAGGTTACGAAATCGTCAATGGCCAGGTCATTCCGGTGGACTGGCTGGCGATTATTTTCAACCCGTCATTCCCTTACCGCCTGATGCACATGGCCACGGCGGCGTTCGTGGCGACCGCCTTCTTCGTCGGTTCATCGGCGGCCTGGCACTTGCTGCGCGGCAAGGACAACCCGGCAATCCGCACCATGCTCTCGATGGCGATGTGGATGGCACTGATCGTTGCCCCGATTCAGGCGGTTATCGGCGACTTCCACGGCGTTAATACGCTCAAGCATCAACCGGCGAAAATCGCCGCGATCGAAGGCCACTGGGAAAACGTCGGCGATGAGCCGACCCCGCTGATCCTGTTCGGCTGGCCGGACATGAAAGCCGAGAAGACCAAATTCGCGGTAGAAATTCCGTACCTCGGCAGCTTGATCCTGACCCACAGCCTGGACAAGCAAGTGCCGGCACTCAAGGAGTTCGCGCCTGAAGACCGGCCGAACTCGACCATCGTCTTCTGGTCATTCCGGACGATGGTCGGCCTGGGCGTGCTGATGATTTTCACTGGATTGTGGAGCCTGTGGCTGCGCAAGCGCGACAGGCTGTATACCTCGCGGCCGTTCCTGTACCTGGCGCTGTGGATGGGCCCGTCCGGCCTGATTGCGATTCTCGCCGGCTGGTTCACTACTGAAATCGGCCGTCAGCCATGGGTGGTCTACGGCTTGATGCGCACGGCAGATGCGTCCTCCGGGCACAGCTTCGTGCAGATGAGCATCACCTTGATCATGTTCGTTGTGGTGTATTTCGCCCTGTTCGGCGCCGGTCTTGGCTACATGATGCGCCTGGTGCGCAAAGGGCCGAAGATCGACGAAGGCAAGGGAACCAACGAAGGTGGTCCTGGCCAGCAACGCACACCGGCCCGTCCGCTTTCCGCAGCCGATGACAACGGTGATCACAACCACAGCCTGAACAAGGAGATTTGA
- a CDS encoding MFS transporter, whose translation MPIQAPLLLRHHRPFIAFWLARVFTASGFQMLTVAIGWNLYQLTGNVLDLGLVGLVEFAPRVLFMLHTGHVADRYDRRKVAAICQSLQALIALSLAIGSATDHVTREMIFILAFLLGAARSFEMPTTQALLPSIVPSALFPRAVAAAQSAQQSATIVAPALGGLLYAFGSVWVYGPTVILYLIACALMLNLPARQTPLNKGKATLDSLLAGIRFIRSRPDILGAISLDLFAVLLGGATALLPVFAKDILLTGPWGLGLLRSAPAVGALLMSLFLARFAVERNVGRVMFTAVGVFGVATIAFGLSTSFWFSLAVLVVLGAADMISMVIRASFVQLETTDEMRGRVSAVNGLFIGASNQLGEFESGLTAHWFGTVPAVVMGGIGTLMVTGAWIKLFPTLANRDRMHVPKEEVRA comes from the coding sequence ATGCCCATCCAAGCGCCCCTGCTGTTACGTCATCACCGCCCGTTCATCGCGTTCTGGCTGGCTCGGGTGTTTACCGCCAGCGGTTTTCAGATGCTCACGGTGGCCATCGGCTGGAACCTGTATCAACTGACTGGCAACGTGCTCGATCTGGGGTTAGTGGGGCTGGTGGAATTTGCTCCGCGGGTATTGTTCATGCTGCACACCGGGCATGTCGCGGACCGCTATGACCGGCGCAAGGTCGCGGCGATTTGTCAGTCCCTGCAAGCGCTGATCGCCCTGTCGCTGGCCATCGGCAGCGCGACCGACCATGTCACCCGGGAGATGATCTTCATCCTCGCATTCCTGCTCGGTGCCGCCCGCTCCTTCGAAATGCCGACGACTCAGGCACTGCTGCCGAGCATCGTGCCCAGCGCGTTATTCCCCCGTGCCGTTGCCGCCGCCCAATCGGCCCAACAATCAGCGACCATCGTTGCCCCGGCGCTGGGCGGTCTGTTGTACGCCTTCGGCAGCGTCTGGGTGTATGGCCCGACGGTGATCCTTTACCTCATCGCTTGTGCGCTGATGCTCAACCTCCCGGCCCGGCAGACACCGCTGAACAAGGGCAAGGCCACCCTGGATTCGCTGCTGGCGGGTATCCGCTTTATTCGCAGTCGCCCGGACATTCTCGGGGCTATTTCCCTGGATCTGTTTGCTGTCCTGCTGGGTGGCGCGACCGCGCTGCTGCCGGTGTTCGCCAAAGATATTCTGCTGACCGGCCCATGGGGCTTGGGCCTGCTGCGGTCGGCACCGGCGGTGGGGGCGCTGCTGATGTCGCTGTTTCTGGCGCGATTTGCCGTGGAGCGCAACGTCGGGCGGGTGATGTTCACGGCCGTGGGTGTATTCGGCGTGGCGACCATTGCTTTCGGCCTGTCGACTTCGTTCTGGTTCTCTCTCGCCGTGCTGGTGGTGTTGGGCGCAGCGGACATGATCAGCATGGTGATCCGCGCCTCATTCGTGCAGCTGGAAACCACCGACGAAATGCGCGGCCGGGTCAGCGCTGTGAATGGCTTGTTCATCGGCGCTTCGAATCAGCTCGGCGAGTTCGAATCCGGCCTGACGGCCCACTGGTTCGGCACGGTGCCGGCAGTGGTCATGGGCGGCATCGGCACGCTGATGGTGACCGGGGCCTGGATCAAACTGTTCCCGACCCTGGCCAACCGCGACCGTATGCATGTGCCGAAGGAAGAGGTCAGGGCCTGA
- a CDS encoding type II toxin-antitoxin system RelE/ParE family toxin, translating into MIKSFQHKGLRGFYETGSTRGIRADHAKRLARMLQFMDRAVASDDLDLPGWRLHPLKGDLIEYWSLSVSGNWRVIFRFIGSDIELVDYLDYH; encoded by the coding sequence ATGATCAAATCCTTTCAGCACAAAGGCCTTCGTGGCTTCTACGAAACAGGTTCGACTCGTGGGATTCGGGCAGATCATGCGAAACGTCTGGCTCGCATGCTGCAGTTCATGGATCGCGCAGTGGCCTCTGACGACCTCGACCTTCCGGGATGGCGATTACACCCGCTCAAGGGTGATCTGATTGAATATTGGTCACTCAGCGTTTCGGGGAACTGGCGGGTTATTTTTCGTTTTATTGGTTCGGATATCGAATTGGTCGACTATCTGGACTATCACTGA
- a CDS encoding HigA family addiction module antitoxin, translating to MPMHNPPHPGETLLMDVLPELGISVTELARHLGFARPHLSRVLHGHAPISPDLAVRLERAGIGKARMWLGVQTDYDLWQAEQREQPFIEPIAIHA from the coding sequence ATGCCCATGCACAACCCGCCACACCCTGGCGAAACACTCTTGATGGATGTATTGCCCGAGCTTGGTATCAGTGTCACCGAACTGGCCAGGCACCTTGGATTCGCCCGCCCGCATCTTTCGCGAGTGCTGCACGGCCATGCGCCCATCAGTCCGGACCTGGCGGTACGTCTGGAGCGGGCTGGAATCGGTAAGGCCCGGATGTGGTTAGGAGTTCAGACTGACTACGATCTCTGGCAAGCGGAGCAGCGTGAGCAACCCTTCATCGAACCGATTGCTATCCACGCCTGA
- a CDS encoding DJ-1 family glyoxalase III: protein MTFRALITLAEGIDDLQTVTLIDVLRRAKVEVVVASIEARRMLTCARGSRLTADAMLVDLLAQSFDLIVLPGGAVGAQHLAAHQPLQQLIKDQVAAGRLFSGIAESPALALQTFGVLRQRRMTCLPTVSNQLSGCNFVDQPVVVDGNCITAQGSGAALQFALTLVEQLCGKATRSAVAGELVV from the coding sequence ATGACCTTTAGAGCCCTGATTACCCTCGCCGAGGGCATCGACGATCTGCAAACCGTGACCCTGATCGATGTGCTGCGCCGCGCCAAGGTTGAAGTGGTGGTGGCCAGCATCGAGGCACGGCGCATGCTCACCTGCGCTCGCGGCTCCCGCTTGACCGCCGATGCGATGTTGGTGGATTTGCTCGCCCAATCCTTCGACCTGATCGTGCTGCCCGGCGGTGCTGTGGGGGCGCAGCATTTGGCGGCCCACCAACCCCTGCAACAATTGATCAAGGACCAGGTCGCCGCCGGGCGCCTGTTCTCCGGTATTGCCGAATCTCCGGCGCTGGCGCTGCAAACCTTTGGCGTTTTGCGTCAGCGACGCATGACTTGCCTGCCTACGGTCAGCAATCAACTGTCGGGTTGTAACTTCGTTGATCAACCGGTGGTGGTCGATGGCAACTGCATCACCGCCCAAGGCTCGGGCGCCGCGTTGCAGTTTGCGCTGACGCTGGTGGAGCAACTCTGCGGCAAAGCCACGCGGTCGGCGGTGGCGGGGGAGTTGGTGGTCTAG
- a CDS encoding YolA family protein produces the protein MYCIDKRVITAFGLLLSCFIGAQTAIAATAPPLSQVKVLKVESPSCGFEDIAAGQDQTRCDHSGPNIKVYVLEVGYGREPHVALDGFKVDGTRTPVCAFDTGNLTECSAGKKTVGYLYVFNLAGKQDGTFTFSNTSVNAPGNTLSTQLYIK, from the coding sequence ATGTATTGCATTGATAAGCGTGTGATTACGGCATTTGGATTGCTGCTCTCCTGTTTCATCGGAGCGCAAACGGCCATTGCAGCCACGGCGCCACCGTTGAGCCAGGTGAAGGTGCTCAAGGTCGAATCGCCATCCTGTGGATTTGAAGATATTGCGGCCGGTCAGGACCAGACGCGCTGCGACCACAGTGGTCCGAACATCAAGGTCTACGTGTTGGAGGTCGGTTACGGTCGCGAGCCTCATGTTGCGCTGGACGGTTTTAAAGTGGACGGCACCCGAACCCCTGTCTGTGCTTTTGATACCGGCAACCTGACCGAGTGCTCCGCCGGGAAAAAAACCGTCGGCTATCTGTACGTCTTCAACCTGGCAGGCAAGCAGGACGGCACCTTCACCTTCAGCAACACTTCGGTCAACGCCCCCGGCAACACGCTGTCGACGCAGCTTTACATCAAGTAA
- a CDS encoding NCS2 family permease has product MLERLFQLKAHNTNVRTEILAGVTTFLAMAYILFVNPSILGETGMDKGAVFVATCLAAAIGSATMGLIANYPIALAPGMGLNAFFTYTVVLHLGHTWQVALGAVFLSAVMFFLLSIFRIREWIINSIPLALRSAIAAGIGLFLALIALHNAGIVVSNPATMVGLGDLKQPAPILATLGFALIVALEALAVRGAVLIGILAVTIVSILMGFSPFGGVMSMPPSLAPTFLQLDIKGALDIGLVSVIFAFLFVDLFDNSGTLIGVAKRAGLMGKDGHMPKMGRALIADSTAAMAGSLLGTSTTTSYIESAAGVSAGGRTGLTAIVVAILFLLALFFSPLAASVPAFATAPALLFVAVLMTSGLAEIDWDDITVAAPVVVTALAMPFTYSIANGIAFGFISWTAIKLLSGRGRELNSALVILSILFVIKLGWFNA; this is encoded by the coding sequence ATGCTGGAAAGGCTGTTTCAACTCAAGGCACACAATACCAACGTGAGGACCGAAATTCTGGCGGGCGTCACGACCTTTTTGGCCATGGCCTACATTCTGTTCGTCAACCCAAGCATCCTCGGCGAGACCGGGATGGACAAAGGCGCGGTGTTCGTCGCCACCTGTCTGGCCGCCGCTATCGGCTCGGCGACCATGGGCCTGATCGCCAATTACCCGATCGCCCTGGCACCAGGCATGGGCCTGAACGCCTTCTTCACCTACACCGTGGTCCTGCACTTGGGCCACACCTGGCAAGTGGCACTGGGGGCGGTGTTCCTCTCGGCTGTGATGTTTTTCCTGCTGTCGATCTTCCGCATCCGCGAATGGATCATCAACAGCATCCCGCTGGCGCTGCGCTCGGCGATTGCCGCCGGTATCGGCCTGTTTCTGGCGCTGATCGCTCTGCATAACGCCGGCATCGTGGTCAGCAACCCGGCGACCATGGTCGGCCTCGGCGATCTGAAGCAACCGGCGCCGATTCTCGCGACCCTTGGTTTTGCCCTGATCGTTGCTCTCGAAGCGCTTGCAGTACGCGGTGCGGTGCTGATCGGTATTCTGGCGGTGACCATTGTTTCGATCCTGATGGGCTTCAGCCCGTTCGGTGGCGTGATGTCGATGCCACCGTCCCTCGCCCCGACCTTCCTGCAACTGGACATCAAAGGTGCACTGGACATCGGTCTGGTCAGCGTGATCTTCGCCTTCCTGTTCGTCGATCTGTTCGACAACTCCGGCACGCTGATCGGCGTCGCCAAGCGCGCCGGTCTGATGGGCAAGGACGGCCATATGCCGAAAATGGGCCGCGCCCTGATCGCCGACAGCACCGCGGCCATGGCCGGTTCCTTGCTGGGCACCTCGACCACCACCAGCTACATCGAATCCGCAGCCGGCGTGAGTGCCGGTGGCCGCACTGGCCTGACCGCCATCGTGGTCGCGATTCTGTTTCTGCTGGCGCTGTTTTTCTCGCCATTGGCGGCCAGTGTTCCAGCCTTCGCCACCGCACCTGCGTTGCTGTTCGTCGCCGTACTGATGACATCCGGCCTGGCCGAAATAGACTGGGACGATATTACCGTCGCCGCACCGGTCGTGGTCACCGCCCTGGCCATGCCATTCACTTATTCCATCGCCAACGGCATCGCCTTCGGTTTCATCTCCTGGACTGCCATCAAGTTGTTGTCCGGTCGCGGCCGTGAGTTGAATTCGGCGCTGGTGATTCTGTCGATTCTGTTCGTGATCAAATTGGGTTGGTTCAACGCATGA
- the trmA gene encoding tRNA (uridine(54)-C5)-methyltransferase TrmA, with product MTFDSQAYAIQLEEKVTRLRDLLAPFGAPEPAVFDSPLKNFRLRAEFRLWREAGERHYAMFSQEDKRTPILIEEFPIASLRINQLMPQLKAAWQASAALSHKLFQVEFLTTLAGDAMITLCYHRPLDEHWHAAASKLAADLNVSIIGRSKGKREVIGHDYVVEKLEVGGRTFSYRQPEGAFTQPNGTVNQKMLNWAYDALGDRSDDLLELYCGNGNFTLPLATRVRKVLATEISKTSVNAALSNLSENAVDNVTLVRLSAEELTEALNEVRPFRRLHGIDLKSYEFGSVFVDPPRAGMDPDTCELTRRFDNILYISCNPETLAANIAQLHDTHRITQCAMFDQFPWTHHMESGVLLTRR from the coding sequence ATGACTTTTGACTCCCAGGCCTACGCCATTCAGCTTGAAGAAAAGGTTACGCGCCTGCGCGACCTACTGGCCCCGTTCGGTGCGCCCGAACCCGCAGTGTTCGATTCGCCGCTGAAAAACTTCCGTCTGCGTGCCGAATTCCGCCTGTGGCGCGAAGCCGGCGAGCGCCATTACGCGATGTTTTCCCAGGAAGACAAACGCACGCCGATCCTGATCGAAGAGTTCCCGATCGCAAGCCTGCGCATCAACCAGTTGATGCCGCAACTCAAGGCGGCCTGGCAAGCGAGTGCGGCGCTGAGCCACAAGCTGTTTCAGGTGGAGTTCCTCACCACCCTGGCCGGCGATGCGATGATCACCCTGTGCTACCACCGCCCGCTGGACGAGCACTGGCACGCAGCGGCGTCGAAACTGGCAGCCGACCTGAACGTCAGCATCATCGGTCGCTCGAAGGGCAAGCGCGAAGTGATCGGCCACGATTACGTGGTCGAGAAACTCGAAGTGGGCGGCCGCACCTTCAGCTATCGCCAGCCGGAAGGCGCGTTCACCCAACCCAACGGCACGGTGAACCAGAAAATGCTCAACTGGGCGTACGACGCCCTCGGTGATCGTTCCGACGATTTGCTGGAACTGTATTGCGGCAACGGCAACTTCACCCTGCCACTCGCGACCCGCGTGCGCAAAGTGCTGGCCACCGAAATCAGCAAGACCTCGGTCAACGCAGCACTCAGCAACCTGAGTGAAAACGCGGTGGATAACGTCACGCTGGTGCGTTTGTCTGCCGAAGAACTGACCGAAGCCCTGAACGAGGTTCGCCCGTTCCGTCGCCTGCACGGCATCGACCTCAAGAGCTACGAGTTCGGTAGCGTATTCGTCGATCCGCCCCGCGCCGGCATGGACCCGGACACTTGCGAACTGACCCGGCGCTTCGACAACATCCTCTACATTTCCTGCAACCCGGAAACCCTCGCGGCCAACATCGCCCAACTGCACGACACCCACCGCATTACCCAATGCGCGATGTTCGACCAGTTTCCGTGGACCCATCACATGGAATCCGGGGTGTTGTTGACCCGTCGTTGA
- a CDS encoding DUF2442 domain-containing protein, with protein MKTISAKMQVDHPVTEGALDEAIERGEARRRAGLNATTVIFLDPCLAVGFEDGSGVLLPVKNYPEFDGFETEDFAGLKVGFAGAALCHEDKELQVSIAGLISASKPLMDMAASVIASRNGRQSSAAKAEAARANGKKGGRPRKVDATR; from the coding sequence ATGAAAACGATAAGCGCAAAAATGCAGGTTGATCACCCCGTGACCGAAGGCGCTCTGGACGAAGCGATCGAGCGTGGTGAGGCACGCCGTCGTGCCGGATTGAATGCGACGACGGTGATCTTTCTTGATCCATGTCTCGCCGTCGGTTTCGAGGATGGCAGCGGTGTGTTGTTGCCAGTAAAAAACTATCCGGAGTTCGATGGTTTTGAGACCGAGGATTTCGCCGGGCTGAAAGTCGGTTTCGCCGGAGCCGCGCTTTGTCATGAAGACAAGGAATTGCAGGTGTCCATCGCCGGTTTGATTTCGGCGAGTAAACCTCTTATGGATATGGCAGCCTCGGTGATCGCCTCGCGAAATGGTCGTCAGAGCAGCGCGGCGAAGGCCGAGGCTGCGCGGGCCAACGGCAAGAAGGGTGGTCGCCCGCGCAAGGTCGATGCGACTCGTTGA
- a CDS encoding LysR family transcriptional regulator, with protein MQRHFDDLQLGSIELFCLAAEAGSFTAAALVAGVTPAAVSRSVSRMEERLGVRLFARTTRSVKLTDSGRRYFEECREALAQLVEAQREVMGQQQEPSGTLRISIPTTYAHHRILPLLPAFRARFPAVKVEAHISNRNIDFVGEGYDMAIRVRAIPDSGLIARPLEDAALVMIASPDYLKRADTPQTLDDLAQHECIQYELPSSGRRIAWLFNDNGVPLEILAEGNYCCSDDVLGGVTLAKSGAGIFQTYRFIVENELADGSLVEVLKPYGGRSRPFTLLYPQSRHVPLRLRAFIDFLLEHLPH; from the coding sequence ATGCAGCGACATTTCGACGATCTTCAGCTGGGCAGCATCGAACTGTTTTGCCTGGCCGCCGAAGCGGGCAGCTTTACCGCAGCAGCACTTGTAGCAGGCGTAACCCCGGCCGCCGTCAGCCGCTCGGTGTCGCGCATGGAAGAACGTTTGGGTGTGCGGTTGTTTGCGCGTACCACCCGCAGCGTCAAGCTGACTGATAGTGGCCGGCGTTATTTCGAGGAGTGTCGCGAGGCTCTTGCCCAGCTGGTCGAGGCCCAGCGCGAGGTGATGGGGCAGCAGCAAGAACCCTCTGGCACGTTGCGCATCAGCATTCCCACGACCTATGCCCATCATCGAATCCTGCCCTTGCTGCCTGCGTTTCGGGCGCGCTTCCCTGCCGTGAAGGTCGAGGCGCATATCAGCAATCGCAACATTGATTTCGTCGGCGAAGGCTATGACATGGCAATCCGTGTGCGGGCCATTCCCGACTCCGGGTTGATTGCCCGGCCCTTGGAAGACGCCGCGCTGGTGATGATTGCCAGCCCTGATTACCTGAAGCGCGCCGACACCCCGCAAACACTGGATGACTTGGCTCAGCACGAATGCATTCAGTACGAACTGCCCAGCAGCGGCAGGCGGATTGCCTGGCTGTTCAACGACAACGGTGTGCCGCTGGAGATTCTTGCCGAGGGCAACTACTGCTGCTCCGATGACGTATTGGGCGGCGTAACGCTGGCAAAAAGCGGCGCGGGGATCTTTCAAACCTATCGCTTCATCGTCGAAAACGAACTGGCGGACGGTTCGCTGGTGGAAGTGCTCAAACCCTATGGCGGACGCTCCCGCCCCTTCACTCTGCTGTACCCGCAAAGCCGCCATGTGCCGTTGCGGCTAAGAGCGTTTATCGATTTTTTGCTAGAACATCTGCCGCACTGA
- the aroQ gene encoding type II 3-dehydroquinate dehydratase: protein MSPIVLVLNGPNLNLLGTREPATYGHEALADISALCGRAAEEFGLTVEFRQTNHEGELLDWIHAARGRCAGIVINPAAWTHTSVAIRDALVASELPVIEVHLSNVHAREPFRHHSFVSSIATAVMCGFGSHGYRLALEHFSQRLEG, encoded by the coding sequence ATGTCCCCTATCGTTCTGGTGCTTAACGGCCCGAACCTGAACCTGCTCGGCACCCGTGAGCCGGCGACTTATGGCCACGAAGCCTTGGCGGATATTTCGGCGCTGTGCGGTCGTGCTGCCGAAGAATTCGGCCTGACAGTGGAGTTTCGCCAGACCAACCATGAAGGCGAACTGCTCGACTGGATTCACGCCGCCCGTGGCCGTTGCGCCGGGATCGTCATCAATCCGGCTGCGTGGACTCACACCTCGGTCGCCATCCGCGATGCCTTGGTCGCCAGCGAACTGCCGGTGATCGAAGTCCACCTGTCCAATGTCCATGCCCGCGAACCGTTCCGGCATCACTCCTTTGTTTCCTCCATCGCCACGGCGGTCATGTGCGGTTTCGGCAGCCACGGCTATCGTTTGGCGCTGGAGCACTTCAGCCAACGTTTGGAAGGTTAA
- a CDS encoding shikimate dehydrogenase: protein MTQNTVVLAGLIGAGIQASRTPALHEHEGDAQGLRYLYRLIDLDQLKLDSSALPDLLMAAERMNFTGLNITFPCKQTIIPLLDELSPEARGIGAVNTVALKDGKRIGHNTDCLGFAEGFRRGLKDVARERVVQMGAGGAGAAVAHALLSEGVQLLSIFDVDQNRAQSLANNLNQHFGFGRAVAGHDLPGTLGQANGLVNTTPMGMKKLPGMPVPAELLRAQLWVAEIVYFPLETELLRNARALGCRTLDGGNMAVFQAVKAFELFSGVVPDAQRMLAHFQSMNG from the coding sequence ATGACACAGAACACCGTGGTATTGGCCGGGCTGATCGGTGCCGGCATTCAGGCTTCCCGCACCCCCGCGCTGCACGAGCATGAAGGCGATGCGCAGGGTTTGCGTTACCTGTATCGGTTGATCGATCTGGATCAATTGAAACTCGACAGCAGCGCCCTGCCCGACCTGCTGATGGCCGCCGAACGGATGAACTTCACCGGGCTGAACATCACCTTCCCGTGCAAGCAGACGATCATCCCGTTGCTCGACGAGTTGTCCCCGGAAGCTCGCGGCATTGGCGCGGTGAACACGGTGGCGCTGAAGGACGGTAAACGCATCGGCCACAACACCGATTGCCTGGGTTTTGCCGAAGGCTTTCGCCGTGGTTTGAAGGACGTTGCCCGTGAGCGTGTGGTGCAAATGGGCGCCGGTGGCGCAGGCGCGGCAGTGGCCCACGCGCTATTGAGCGAAGGCGTACAGCTGCTGAGCATTTTCGATGTGGATCAAAATCGCGCTCAGTCGCTGGCGAACAACCTCAATCAGCATTTTGGTTTCGGTCGTGCCGTGGCCGGGCATGATTTGCCAGGCACGTTGGGCCAGGCAAACGGGCTGGTGAATACCACGCCGATGGGCATGAAAAAGCTGCCAGGCATGCCAGTGCCAGCAGAGCTGCTTCGGGCGCAATTGTGGGTCGCTGAGATCGTTTACTTTCCGCTGGAAACCGAACTGCTGCGCAACGCTCGCGCGTTGGGTTGTCGCACTTTGGACGGCGGCAACATGGCGGTGTTTCAGGCGGTGAAAGCGTTTGAACTGTTCAGCGGCGTGGTGCCGGACGCTCAGCGGATGCTGGCGCATTTTCAGAGCATGAATGGTTGA